In Caldilineales bacterium, one DNA window encodes the following:
- a CDS encoding substrate-binding domain-containing protein, producing the protein MSGSSASCHCCGRSCKIGVRLLALLFLLSLTACTRGPASPTPTPKPLRGAGSAVMTDLWPTLAAEFAQGRVDQTPRYEAIPSGLAVDELAAGKWDFAISADPTARERHPDLNYTAIAADALAILVHPRTQLPNLSLTQARDLFGGYVKDWSELGAGGGEVQLVGREEGSGARSLFASVVMGERPLALTVLLMPDDAEIVDYIASHPGAVGFASERVARGRPATIVALEDLRPGQNGYPLARAIDLVLPPSPTPAALALRDFLLSAQAQRHLLPP; encoded by the coding sequence ATGTCTGGCTCTTCGGCCTCCTGTCATTGCTGCGGGCGCTCCTGTAAGATCGGCGTCCGCCTTCTCGCCCTCCTGTTCCTCCTCTCCCTCACGGCCTGCACCCGCGGCCCGGCATCGCCGACGCCAACACCAAAGCCGTTGCGCGGGGCAGGCAGCGCCGTGATGACCGACCTCTGGCCCACCCTGGCCGCCGAATTCGCCCAAGGCCGCGTCGACCAGACCCCTCGCTACGAAGCCATTCCCAGCGGCCTGGCCGTGGACGAGCTGGCCGCCGGCAAGTGGGACTTTGCCATCAGCGCCGACCCCACCGCCAGAGAACGCCATCCCGACCTGAACTACACAGCCATCGCCGCCGACGCCCTGGCCATCCTCGTCCATCCCCGCACCCAGCTCCCCAACCTCAGCCTTACCCAGGCCCGCGACCTCTTCGGCGGCTACGTCAAGGACTGGTCGGAGCTGGGCGCTGGCGGCGGCGAGGTGCAACTGGTCGGGCGGGAGGAGGGCAGCGGCGCCCGCAGCCTTTTCGCGAGCGTGGTCATGGGCGAGCGACCCCTCGCCCTGACAGTCCTGCTCATGCCGGACGACGCCGAAATCGTGGACTACATCGCCAGCCATCCCGGCGCCGTCGGCTTTGCCAGCGAGCGCGTTGCCAGGGGCCGGCCCGCGACCATCGTCGCGCTTGAAGACCTGCGCCCGGGTCAGAATGGCTACCCCCTCGCCCGCGCCATCGACCTCGTCCTCCCGCCCTCCCCCACGCCCGCCGCCCTGGCCCTGCGCGACTTCCTACTCTCTGCCCAAGCCCAGCGCCACCTCCTCCCCCCCTAA
- a CDS encoding FAD-binding oxidoreductase, translated as MTPSILIIGGGMAGVASAWFLAQSGARVLLLERGKTFGWLTTGASLQAVRAQFSDPVNIAFMTDSLAFYEQFGQRLDLPGYDIGFHQQGYLFITSEEAAIPALRQRVAFQHRHGLSDVEFLEHDELHHRFPFLAPEALAATFRQRDGWLSAHEALDGFRRAARRLDDGRRAEFRLNTSVEGFIQAGGRVTGVITPDGRLEADAVVIACGPFSGLVAQMAGGELSIEAVRRHRLVIGEHHLIPGWAPMTIDHDTGAHWRPEGPGAALAWAEPEPATPPSFDVRPDPNFPFRMLEGVYRLCPFWGDVAETLPRSQVFLHAGQYDMTPDHNPLIGPVPGLEGLWVNAGYSGHGVMAAPGGARLLADLLIGARPLAGNPFAPDRPFAHEGEAEKMVI; from the coding sequence ATGACCCCATCCATCCTCATCATCGGCGGCGGCATGGCCGGCGTCGCCAGCGCCTGGTTCCTCGCCCAAAGCGGCGCTCGCGTCCTCCTGCTCGAACGGGGCAAAACCTTCGGCTGGCTGACCACGGGCGCCTCGTTGCAGGCCGTGCGCGCCCAGTTCAGCGACCCGGTCAACATCGCCTTCATGACCGACAGCCTGGCCTTCTACGAGCAATTCGGCCAGCGCCTCGACCTGCCCGGCTACGACATCGGCTTCCACCAGCAGGGCTACCTCTTCATCACCTCCGAAGAAGCCGCCATCCCCGCCCTGCGCCAGCGCGTTGCCTTCCAACACCGCCACGGCCTGAGCGACGTCGAATTCCTGGAGCACGACGAACTGCACCACCGCTTCCCCTTCCTCGCGCCCGAAGCCCTGGCCGCCACCTTCCGCCAGCGCGATGGCTGGCTCTCGGCCCACGAGGCCCTTGATGGCTTCCGGCGGGCGGCGCGGCGGCTGGACGACGGCCGGCGGGCCGAATTCCGGTTGAACACAAGCGTCGAGGGCTTCATCCAGGCCGGCGGCCGGGTGACGGGGGTGATCACCCCGGATGGGAGGCTCGAAGCCGACGCAGTGGTGATCGCCTGCGGCCCCTTCAGCGGGCTGGTGGCGCAGATGGCGGGGGGCGAGTTGTCCATCGAGGCCGTCCGCCGGCACCGACTGGTCATCGGCGAGCACCATCTCATCCCCGGTTGGGCGCCCATGACCATCGACCACGACACCGGCGCCCATTGGCGACCGGAGGGGCCGGGTGCGGCCCTGGCCTGGGCCGAACCAGAGCCAGCCACACCGCCCAGCTTCGACGTGCGCCCCGACCCGAACTTCCCCTTCCGCATGTTGGAGGGCGTCTACCGGCTCTGCCCATTTTGGGGCGACGTGGCCGAGACGCTGCCGCGCAGCCAGGTCTTCCTCCACGCCGGCCAATATGACATGACGCCCGACCACAACCCGCTCATCGGCCCGGTGCCCGGCCTCGAGGGGCTGTGGGTCAACGCCGGTTACAGCGGGCACGGCGTCATGGCGGCGCCCGGCGGCGCCCGCCTGTTGGCCGACCTGCTGATCGGCGCCCGGCCGCTCGCCGGCAACCCCTTTGCGCCCGACCGCCCCTTCGCCCACGAGGGCGAGGCCGAGAAGATGGTGATCTAA
- a CDS encoding DUF1801 domain-containing protein: MKTKLNDASVEAFLNGVADERKRGDAFTILAMMQEISSEEPRMWGDAIVGFGSYHYKYASGREGDWFVIGFSPRKQNLTLYFMPGLEQHGELLQKLGKHATGKGCLYLKRLDDVDLATLREMIARAVAHYRSSAEQLA; this comes from the coding sequence TTGAAGACAAAACTGAACGATGCCAGCGTCGAAGCCTTTCTGAACGGCGTCGCCGACGAGAGGAAACGCGGCGACGCCTTCACCATCCTGGCGATGATGCAGGAAATCTCGAGCGAGGAACCGAGGATGTGGGGCGATGCCATCGTCGGTTTTGGCAGCTATCACTACAAGTATGCCAGCGGCCGTGAGGGCGACTGGTTCGTCATCGGCTTCTCACCGCGCAAGCAGAACCTGACGCTGTATTTCATGCCCGGATTGGAGCAGCACGGCGAGCTGTTGCAGAAGCTGGGCAAGCACGCCACAGGTAAGGGCTGTCTGTATCTCAAGAGGCTCGACGATGTCGATCTAGCGACGCTGAGGGAGATGATCGCACGGGCGGTGGCGCATTATCGGTCGAGCGCGGAACAACTTGCGTAG